One Candidatus Roseilinea sp. genomic region harbors:
- a CDS encoding 23S rRNA (guanosine(2251)-2'-O)-methyltransferase RlmB: MEYLYSRQAVRECLRARRRPIYRLWVGEGVEDAPIIREIRALAQQQRVPISAVRRDALHAISAHAQGVALEVGDYPYASLDEIFGAAQMRNEPPFILILDSLQDPQNFGNLIRTAEAAGLHGVVIGTRRSVGVTPAVVNASSGAAEHMRVAQVVNLARAVEAIKARDVWVAALHGEAQRAIYEADLRGALALIVGSEGEGVSRLLRERADFVLRVPMRGQVASLNAAVAGAVAIYEALRQRHA, from the coding sequence ATGGAATATTTGTACAGCCGTCAAGCCGTCCGTGAATGCCTGCGCGCGCGCCGGCGGCCCATCTACCGTCTATGGGTCGGCGAGGGCGTGGAGGACGCGCCGATCATCCGCGAAATCCGTGCGTTGGCGCAACAACAGCGCGTCCCGATCAGCGCGGTCCGGCGTGATGCGCTACATGCAATCTCCGCGCATGCGCAAGGGGTCGCGCTGGAGGTGGGCGATTACCCCTACGCCAGCCTGGACGAGATCTTTGGCGCAGCCCAGATGCGCAACGAGCCGCCCTTCATCCTCATCCTGGATTCGCTACAGGACCCGCAGAACTTCGGCAATTTGATTCGCACGGCGGAGGCCGCCGGCCTGCACGGGGTGGTGATCGGCACGCGTCGCAGCGTGGGAGTGACGCCCGCCGTGGTCAATGCCTCATCTGGCGCCGCCGAGCACATGCGCGTGGCTCAAGTGGTCAACCTAGCCCGCGCGGTCGAGGCGATCAAGGCGCGCGATGTGTGGGTCGCTGCCCTGCACGGCGAAGCGCAACGCGCGATCTACGAGGCCGATCTGCGCGGCGCGCTGGCCCTCATCGTCGGCAGCGAAGGCGAAGGCGTGAGCCGGCTGCTGCGCGAGCGCGCCGATTTCGTGTTGCGTGTGCCGATGCGGGGCCAGGTGGCTTCGTTGAATGCTGCCGTAGCCGGCGCGGTGGCGATCTACGAGGCGTTGCGTCAGCGTCATGCGTGA